A window from Ureaplasma parvum serovar 3 str. ATCC 27815 encodes these proteins:
- a CDS encoding IS3 family transposase: MSKIVDNIDINALRINHYEEWEQNHIIKVINAYRHHESKKEKFKMIHELIKNHQMHLTKLIPLFDVSISGYYKWLEDLKIDQVCPIKKRNMDLIEKICKSHKHYIGCRKIQKILETQYNVKLNYKTINLYMNKMDLCKPCHHEHHEKKE, from the coding sequence ATGTCAAAAATTGTCGATAACATTGATATCAATGCATTAAGAATTAATCATTATGAAGAATGAGAACAAAATCATATTATTAAGGTAATTAATGCTTATCGTCATCATGAATCAAAAAAAGAAAAATTTAAAATGATTCATGAATTGATTAAAAACCACCAAATGCATTTAACGAAATTAATTCCGTTGTTTGATGTATCAATTTCTGGTTATTATAAATGACTAGAAGACTTAAAAATAGATCAAGTTTGTCCAATTAAAAAAAGAAATATGGATTTAATTGAAAAAATTTGTAAAAGTCATAAGCATTATATTGGTTGTCGTAAAATTCAAAAAATTCTTGAAACACAATATAATGTTAAATTAAATTACAAAACAATTAATTTATATATGAATAAAATGGATTTATGCAAACCTTGTCATCATGAACATCATGAAAAAAAGGAATAA